The Deltaproteobacteria bacterium DNA segment CGCCGCGAGCGCGGCACACGCGAGCCCCGCCGCGACCGACGCGCACGCGCCCCGCGCGCGAGGACGGCTCGCCCTTCGCGTCACGCGGCGACCTCGTCGAACGGGGCGGCAGCTTGCCGCGGACAGTCGTCGCACTGTCGCGCGCAGGCCCGCGCCACCACCTCGGCGACCACCGGCCGGCACGATCCGCAGCCGGTCCCCGCGCCGCAGGCGCGCGCCACGTCGTCGACCGAGCGCGCGCC contains these protein-coding regions:
- a CDS encoding (2Fe-2S)-binding protein, with amino-acid sequence MIVCLCKVVTDRAIERAVEAGARSVDDVARACGAGTGCGSCRPVVAEVVARACARQCDDCPRQAAAPFDEVAA